CCGATAAGATAAATTTAACAAAGCAAAAGATGTTTGGAAAAGAGATATTTGACAGAAAACAAACGGTTCTATTTCTCTGTCAATAAAATATACTGACAGAGGAAATGAACAATGAAAGAAATTATTGAGTTTTTTAAACAGCACAAAGGTTATGCCCGAATGGAGCAGCTAAAGCATTCCGGCTTTCACACAAGAAAGATCCGGAAACTTATAGATAATGGAAAAATTCAAAAGATCAAGCCGGGTCTTTACAGACTAACTGATATGTATAGCGAGGGCGATTATCCTATAAGTTTTATTGATGTTTGTAAATCTCTTAAAAATGGTATAATTTGTCTCATTTCTGCTCTGGAATACCACGAGCTTTCGACAATTAATCCTGAAATTGTTTATGTCGCTATCCCAAATTCTGACAAAAGAACCAAAATTGACTATCCTCCTGTGCAAGTTTTTTACTTTCGCAAAAGATTTTATGAACTAGGAATTGAAGAAGTGGAAACAGAAATTGGTTCTTTCAAGATATACAGTGCTGAAAAGACCATCTGTGATATGTTCCGTTATCGTAACAAACTGGGCGAGGATCTGGCTCTCGAAGGATTAAAGAATTATCTTAAAAGGAAAGATCGTGATATAAATAAACTCTGGAATTATGCCATCAAAGCCAAAGTAAAAACGATAATGCATCCTTACATGAAAGCTATGGTAATAGAATGAGCAAAAATATAAAAAATATGTCGGCTTCAGTAAGAACAAGATTATTAAAAATTGCAAAAGATAATAGTCGCAATTTTAATGCGGTTTTATTGCAGTATTTCCAGGAGAGATTGCTGTATCGATTATCAATTTCTCCATATAAAAATAAATTTATCTTAAAAGGCGCACTTTTATTTCTTGTTTATAAAATTCCCGGTTCTCGTCCAACAAAGGACATTGATTTTCTTGGAATAGAAACAGCCAATAATGAAGAAAATTTACTATCTCGGATGAGCCAAATTGTTAAAATAAAAGTTAATGATGGAGTCGAGTTTGATCCGAAAAGCCTAACTTCGGAAATAATAAAAGAAGATGAGATCTATCCGGGAACGAGAATTCATTGTTTGGCTTATCTGGGGCAGGCAAAAATGCGATTTCATATTGATATTGGCTTCGGTGATAAAGTAGTTCCAAATCCTGTTATGCTTGATTTCCCTGTTTTTCTTATGGATATGCCAGTCCCGAAATTAATCGCGTATAGTCCCGAATCTGCTATTGCGGAAAAATTTGAAGCAATAGTTAATTTGGGATTTACAACCAGTAGAATGAAAGATTTCTTTGATATTTACCATTTAGCAAGTCATCAAGATTTTGAATTACAAATTTTAAGAGAGGCAATAAAAACAACATTTAATAATCGCCAAACTAAGTTATCAAGTAGGTTAGAGATTTATTCGGAGAATTTTATTAATAATGTAACAAAAAAGAGGCAATGGGAAGCTTTTATAAGAAAAATGAGAATTGACGATGATTTGTCTTTTCAAGATTGTATGAGTTTAATAAAAAAATTTATAGAACCTGTTCTGGAAAATTTTGAAAATAAATTTTGGAGACAACAAGATCTGAATTGGATTATTCCCCCAAAATAAAATCTATTAGTGTTCACAAATTGTCTGTCCTCAAGGTAAGTCCGGACAGCAGGACTTGGCTCGAAAGCGTTTTTTTGCTTTGAGCCGAGAACTGCGACGAATGTGCCGAAATTTGTCTGTTCTCACCTTACGCTTTTTAACCCGTTAAATTTATTTTTTTATTTAACAGGGTCGCTTCGGGGTAAGTCCGGACATTCGGCACGGAATGGTCCGTGCCGACTCGTAAAAGAACAGCAGGACTTGGCTTGAAAACTGCGAAGCAATGTTTGGAAAATCAGATATTTGAAAAAATTGTCATTTCAAATCTTAAAAAATATTATGAAA
This genomic window from Candidatus Cloacimonadota bacterium contains:
- a CDS encoding nucleotidyl transferase AbiEii/AbiGii toxin family protein, giving the protein MSKNIKNMSASVRTRLLKIAKDNSRNFNAVLLQYFQERLLYRLSISPYKNKFILKGALLFLVYKIPGSRPTKDIDFLGIETANNEENLLSRMSQIVKIKVNDGVEFDPKSLTSEIIKEDEIYPGTRIHCLAYLGQAKMRFHIDIGFGDKVVPNPVMLDFPVFLMDMPVPKLIAYSPESAIAEKFEAIVNLGFTTSRMKDFFDIYHLASHQDFELQILREAIKTTFNNRQTKLSSRLEIYSENFINNVTKKRQWEAFIRKMRIDDDLSFQDCMSLIKKFIEPVLENFENKFWRQQDLNWIIPPK
- a CDS encoding type IV toxin-antitoxin system AbiEi family antitoxin domain-containing protein is translated as MKEIIEFFKQHKGYARMEQLKHSGFHTRKIRKLIDNGKIQKIKPGLYRLTDMYSEGDYPISFIDVCKSLKNGIICLISALEYHELSTINPEIVYVAIPNSDKRTKIDYPPVQVFYFRKRFYELGIEEVETEIGSFKIYSAEKTICDMFRYRNKLGEDLALEGLKNYLKRKDRDINKLWNYAIKAKVKTIMHPYMKAMVIE